GGATAGCAAGGGAAGAATCTGGGCAGGAAGTTTCCGCCAGGGATTGTTCCTGCGGGAGAACGGGACCATTCATCACTTCATGCAGGGTGGCATTCCTGCCAGAGACATTAACTACGACATCGTGCGTGGATTTCTGGAAGACAGCCAGCATCGCATCTGGGTGAATTATCATGGAGGCATCGGATGCTTTGATGAACAGAACAGGCGAATCGTGCCTTTGAAAAACAAGGCGCTGGAGAAATATAAGGTGGTCAACGACTTTAAGGAGGATAGCCGGCATCGCATCTGGGTGGCAGCCACTCAAGGCTTGTTCGTGTATTCGCCAACTACCCGGCGTGCCCTTTTCCCAAAGGATTTGGTAGATGATGAGGCTACGCAGATGAAGCTCAACGGACCTTGCAAGGCTTTGCTCATCGACTGTCAGGGCTGGGTATGGGTAGGTACGCTCAACGGGCTTTTCGTCATCAATCCCAAGGATAAGTCCTCTCGCTTTTTCGGAAAGGCGGAGGGAATGCCTAACGAGATGATTAATGGAATGATAGAAGACCGATATGGCAATGTATGGGTTACAACGCCAAATGGTCTTTGCCGGTTCCAGCGCCTGCAGGATGGCGAACTGAAGCTGATGGTATTCGATAGTCAGAACAAATTGGGAAAGAGTAATTTCGGCTGGATGACTATGGGGCATCTGGCAGGGGGTAACCTGTTCTTCGGTACGCAGGATGGATACTACATCGTGAATCCTGCCGATGTGAGGGAGATGAAATACACGGGTCATCCTATCTTTACTTCTCTCTGGGTGAACAATCAGGAGGTATCACCGGGCAAGGAGATAGATGGCAGAACCATTCTGACTTCTACTTTATCCGCCACCGGTCAGCTGATATTGAAGCATCAAGAGAACTTCATCACCATCCTCTTCTCGGGTCTGAATTTCGACATGCCTACTCACACCTATTATAAATATAGGCTCAAGGGATTGAGCGATAGATGGGTGGAAATCAATCCGCAGGATGGAGTGGGCAGGGCAAGCTTTACCGACCTGGCTCCGGGCAGTTATGAACTGGAGGTTTATTCTGCCGGTTTCGACAAGGTGTGGAGCAAGCAGCCTGCTACGCTGCTGATAGAGGTACAGCCACCTTTGTGGGCCACCTGGTGGGCAAAGCTTATCTATTTCTTACTTTTTGTAGCCATTCTGGTTTGGGGATTCCGCTGGAAGATGGAGCAGAACCGCAGGCGTATGGAAGATGAGAAATATAAGGAGCTGGAGGAAATGAAATACCGCTTCTTCACCAACATCAGTCATGAATTCCGCACCTTGCTTACGCTTATCATCACGCCTATAGGAAGTATCCTGAAGCGTACCGAAGATGGCGAGACTCGTGCCCAGCTTAACGATGTGAGCAGGAATGCAGGCGACTTGCTGCAACTGGTGAACCAGCTTCTCGATTTCCGGAAGATGGAGATGAACGGCGAACGCCTGAACCTGCAGAGTGGAAGCCTGAACGAGTTTGTGCAATATACCACGATGAAGTTTATGCCGCTTGCCGAGCAGAAGAACATCCGTCTGGATTTCTGCGACAAGACCGAGGGCTTGTTTATGTATTTCGACAAGGATAAGTTGGGCAAGATATTGACCAATCTACTCTCTAATGCCTTGAAGTTTACGAAGGCAGGTGGAAAGGTAAGTGTCTGTCTGGAGAAGTGTATCCAGGATAGCAGGAAATATGCTCATATCGTAGTAGAGGATACGGGCTGTGGCATTTCGAAGGAAGACCAGGCGCATGTCTTCGAACGTTTCTATCGCACGGAGCAGGAGCCTAGTTTGCGCCAGGTGGGTTCGGGCATCGGATTGAATATGGTGTATGAATACATCAAGCTGCACGAAGGTAAGGTTTCGCTGGAGAGTGAAGAGGGCAAGGGCTCACGGTTTATCGTGGATATCCCTGCCGACCTGAAGCGGGTAGTGCGGCAGGAGGCCTCTGAGGAGAACCGCATGGCAGCACCGGTGATGGCTGATGTTGTGGATGGTGCCGTAGGTGTGCAAACATCCAGGAAGATAGAGAAGACCGTGTTGGTTGTTGAGGATAATGAAGACTTCTGCCATTTCCTCTCTCAAGAGTTGAGCCGTATATATAACAAGGTGATGACGGCAAAGGACGGAATAGAAGGGGCCATGATGGCTGAGGCAGAGAACCCTGACATCATAGTAAGTGATGTGATGATGCCAAGGATGAGCGGTACGGATATGTGTCGCCGCATCAAGGAGAACATCGAGACCTCGCATATCCCTATCATCCTGCTCACGGCATGGAGCACAGACGAGGGCAGGGCTGCTGGCTATAAGGCGGGAGCCGATGCCTATATCGCCAAGCCTTTCGACATGGAGGTGCTCCTGGCGCGCATCAGCAATCTGCTGGAAAAGCAGGAGAAGCGCCAGCGAGACTTCTCTCACAGCATCTCGCTTGACCCGAAGACAGTGACCGATTCTTCGCCTGACGAGAAGTTCCTGAAGGAGATTATCGCCTGCATCGAGAA
The Segatella copri DNA segment above includes these coding regions:
- a CDS encoding ATP-binding protein; translation: MKALRLYIIFIVLFVSHLLASAQSSFRLINTSQGLPDDEVKALFWTSDGRLGVRTSSSLSFFDGCTFHSVSPMGDEAYAADYVSALSTAYVDARQRVWIKELGKFLVFDLTKDAYVRDVKGLLASMGIRERVRDFFIDSAKNLWFVTASGKMLMVKASELGEAETPCRQIKIRTKGLRDVCNFKGNHWFLYSDGWVKGMNASMTKTISAEQVWQGEVPARDFMQFAQNKHQFWLMWNHGVASYQPSLSANHQPSLSANHQSSVSVTHHWQHRYENEAAALVALSIAEDGTAYASIRQAGLLTIASNGKTSLLSEIHTLDGETLIDDIQGIACSRGNLLLGLWSKGLCLYHPNMQQFAYSPFVAMGLKMNGYRINDLPNGLPLLSSDKGLFALDALNHQASPISMGGSDIIRSMMDSKGRIWAGSFRQGLFLRENGTIHHFMQGGIPARDINYDIVRGFLEDSQHRIWVNYHGGIGCFDEQNRRIVPLKNKALEKYKVVNDFKEDSRHRIWVAATQGLFVYSPTTRRALFPKDLVDDEATQMKLNGPCKALLIDCQGWVWVGTLNGLFVINPKDKSSRFFGKAEGMPNEMINGMIEDRYGNVWVTTPNGLCRFQRLQDGELKLMVFDSQNKLGKSNFGWMTMGHLAGGNLFFGTQDGYYIVNPADVREMKYTGHPIFTSLWVNNQEVSPGKEIDGRTILTSTLSATGQLILKHQENFITILFSGLNFDMPTHTYYKYRLKGLSDRWVEINPQDGVGRASFTDLAPGSYELEVYSAGFDKVWSKQPATLLIEVQPPLWATWWAKLIYFLLFVAILVWGFRWKMEQNRRRMEDEKYKELEEMKYRFFTNISHEFRTLLTLIITPIGSILKRTEDGETRAQLNDVSRNAGDLLQLVNQLLDFRKMEMNGERLNLQSGSLNEFVQYTTMKFMPLAEQKNIRLDFCDKTEGLFMYFDKDKLGKILTNLLSNALKFTKAGGKVSVCLEKCIQDSRKYAHIVVEDTGCGISKEDQAHVFERFYRTEQEPSLRQVGSGIGLNMVYEYIKLHEGKVSLESEEGKGSRFIVDIPADLKRVVRQEASEENRMAAPVMADVVDGAVGVQTSRKIEKTVLVVEDNEDFCHFLSQELSRIYNKVMTAKDGIEGAMMAEAENPDIIVSDVMMPRMSGTDMCRRIKENIETSHIPIILLTAWSTDEGRAAGYKAGADAYIAKPFDMEVLLARISNLLEKQEKRQRDFSHSISLDPKTVTDSSPDEKFLKEIIACIEKNIDNSEYTIDFLAADVVMSRMSLYRKMKSLTGQTPADFIRMVRLKTAAKLLKEEKCNVSEACYRTGFASPQNFAKHFKEMFGVLPSQYS